CATGAGCCCGGAACAAGCGTCGGATCTCGCGCCGACGCCAGCCAGCGATATCTATAGCCTCGGCGCTACGTTGTTCAAGCTATTGACCGGCGTGAATCCCGTCATTGGCGAAACGCTCGCCGAGGTCAAAGCCAACATCATCGACGGTCGCGTCAAGCGCGCGCGTGATTTGAAGGCGGATACTCCGTTACCGCTCGAAGCGATCTGCCTGAAGGCGATGGCGCTGCGCCCGAGCGATCGGTACGACACGGCCATCGAACTGGCGCGTGATTTGGAACGTTATCTGGCCGACGAGCCGGTCACCGCGTACGTCGAATCGCGCTCGGCGCGCGTGGCCCGATTTGTCCGCCGGCATCGCGTGGCCACGCAAGTGGCCGTCGTGGGGCTAGCCGCCTGTGCGCTCGTGGTCGGCGTCTCGGCGATCTGGCTCGCGCAACTTGCGCGCAATGAGCGGCTCGCGTACGATTCCGCCAATCGCGCCCATTCCTCCGCGGAGACCTCGCGCCGTAATAACCTGGCCACTTCGGCGATGTTCCTTGCCAAGTCGGTGGCGCAGGAAATCGATTTGCGGTGGCGGATCCTCGAATCCGAAGCGGAATCGGCCGAGGTGCGACGCCTTGTGCTCCAAGCCAATGAAGCCATCGCCGCGGGGCAGTCGGCGCCGGCTGCCTCGCTCGAAGAAGTGCAGCGCTGGCTCGACAAGCGTTACATCGCCAACAACAGCGCCGTGCGAACGGCGAGTTGGTTCGTCAACGCCGTGGACGGGACTCAGTTGGCCCGCGTGCCGGAAGGGTCCAGCATCGGCCAGAACTATCGCCACCGCGACTACTTTCACGGCCGCGGGCGCGACTTGCCTGCCGACGCGCCGGAAACCAAATCACTCGGCCCGTTAACGGACCGCACCGTGCACATGTCGGCGGTGTTCGATAGCACGGTCACGCAAACCTTGATGGTCGCGTTCTCCGTCCCAATCTGGAGCGACGCCCGCGAACGCGCCGATCGCACGCGCGTCGGCGTGTTGTGCATGACCGTCGAGCTAGGGGATTTCTCCACCGGCCGCAGCGCGCTCTTGGTCGATACTCGCCCCGATCAATTCAACGGCCGTGGACTGGTGTTGCATCATCCGGAGATGGGACATCGCACGCTCGACGAAGGGGCCCTCCGGCTCTCTTCGACCGAATTGGACCGCGCCCTCCAACTGCGACGCGACCGCCGGCTCAATGGCCGCTCGCTGGAAGCTTCGACGGACAGCATTTCGGAAGCCTTCGTCGACCCCGTGGCGAAGCACGCGCGCCTCGCGGCGCTCGAACCTGTCATCGTTCACGGTCGCCCCGCCGAAGTCGCTGACACCGGCTGGGTGGTCATCGCGGCAGAATCTCAAGAAATCGCGCCCAGTGCGGCGCGGGATTGAGCCTAGATACAAACCCCCGGAACCATGACCCACATTGAACCGCATTTGCTTTGGATTGGACATATCGGCGACGCTCGTAACGCGGCGGCGCTAATGGAAGCCGGTATTGAGGCGGTTCTGCAGTTGGCAAACGAGGAACCGGGGGGTTCGCTGCCACGCGACATGATTTCACTTCGCGTGCCCCTGCAAGACGGACCGGAAAACAATCCCAGCCAAATTCAGTTCGCCATGCGACTCTTGATCGACCTCCTTGCCAACCGCCGTCCCACGCTTGTTTGCTGCAGCGCAGGCATGAGCCGTTCGCCGGCGTTGGCCGCCGTCGCATTGGCGAATGTCGAGGGTGGCCATGCCAACGACTGGCTGCGGCGCATTCAGCAGTCGGTCCCCACCGACGTCTCGCCGGGACTTTGGGGGCAACTGACGACTCCGATTTGATGCCATCGCCGCCGCCCGCGCCGGGGTGTCGCCGTTTGCGTGACAACCCTTCTTTCAGACGCTAAGATACCCCCGCCAGCATGATCTATTTCGCCTTGCCGCCGCCTTCGATGGGCGCTGCGGCGGGCGCGAGCTTGCCGCGCCGACCGCGCTGAAAGCCTCGACCCGAAGGAACTCAAGTTGCCCGCCGCAAAGCGCGTTTCGGAATTGCAGGAGCCAACGGCGCGAAACAGCACACCCGCCGCTGACCGTCCGCGACTCCAGCCCGACCAGGGCGCCTGCCGAGTCCGACACGCGAACTAACCAAGACACCGCACTCTGAACACCGGGAGACATGGCATGATCTACTTCAAACTGACGTTCGCCGAAATGAAGGCCAAGGTGCCCAATCTGCAGCAATCGGACTACGACCGGGAATTCGACACCGCCATGGCCAAGGCGCCGACCGTTCCGGACCCGCTGATCCGTCTCGATCGAGGCGCCCGGACGCTGGAAGTAGACTACCACGGCGAAGACTTCCGCGTGTATTACATCGACTTCGCGGCCGCCTTGAAGGATGCCGTCGTGGCGATGGTCGCCGACCAGTCCAGCCCGATCAACCAGGGCGGCACCGATGCCATCTTGGCGAACGGGTTCGGCACGCCGGAAGCGGCCGCGAAGAAGGAAGCCATTCTCGACGACTCCCGCGCTGAAATGCGGAAGGTCGCCCCTAAGGACGTCACCAACCCGGTGCCGCCGCCTAACCCGAATGCGAATGACCTCGACAATCTGAAGGCGGTCATCGGTAGCGACCCGAACGGCTTCTGCTTCGGCGGCGACCATGCCGACCCGACGCGGCACGACCTGATGGAACGGCTGCTCGACGAACCGGATGGCGGCGGTGTCGGCATGTACTTCATCGAGGAACTGATGGTCGTCGATCAGCGGCTGGTCGACGACTTCCTGAACTCACCGCTGGGGACGCCGTTACCGCCTGCGCTCGTCAAACGGATCGGAGGTTTCGGCCGGCTGCGTAACGTACTTGAAAAGATGCGCGACAAGAACGCCGCCCAGAACGATCCCACGAAAAAGATCAAAGTCTACGGCATCAACTCGAACGAAACGAAAACGCGCCCCGGTCTCATGGGCGGCGAGACGCGATGCGTGATGATGAATCTTGTGGCGAAAGAAGTGATGGAGCAGGCC
This region of Planctomycetia bacterium genomic DNA includes:
- a CDS encoding protein kinase — translated: MSEDSLIESLLDRWLAAQEDGVSLSLDELCYSRPDLRGAVEERLASLQSFEARVAAAMRKSDADAHELDSVTGEQLSHASQIHALQFHAKGGLGAVFVGEDRQLHRTVAVKFIHGKLSADPVARQRFELEAEVTGRLEHPGVVPLYGLGETADQRLFYVMRYIDGVTLDDAIRRFHNRPPVDPSERTLEFHRLLNNFASVCKTIAYAHNRGIVHRDIKPSNVMLGRYGETIVVDWGLATPVAREDKFRIAGEKTLMPSSGSEAGTSSGGGAGTPAYMSPEQASDLAPTPASDIYSLGATLFKLLTGVNPVIGETLAEVKANIIDGRVKRARDLKADTPLPLEAICLKAMALRPSDRYDTAIELARDLERYLADEPVTAYVESRSARVARFVRRHRVATQVAVVGLAACALVVGVSAIWLAQLARNERLAYDSANRAHSSAETSRRNNLATSAMFLAKSVAQEIDLRWRILESEAESAEVRRLVLQANEAIAAGQSAPAASLEEVQRWLDKRYIANNSAVRTASWFVNAVDGTQLARVPEGSSIGQNYRHRDYFHGRGRDLPADAPETKSLGPLTDRTVHMSAVFDSTVTQTLMVAFSVPIWSDARERADRTRVGVLCMTVELGDFSTGRSALLVDTRPDQFNGRGLVLHHPEMGHRTLDEGALRLSSTELDRALQLRRDRRLNGRSLEASTDSISEAFVDPVAKHARLAALEPVIVHGRPAEVADTGWVVIAAESQEIAPSAARD
- a CDS encoding dual specificity protein phosphatase, whose product is MTHIEPHLLWIGHIGDARNAAALMEAGIEAVLQLANEEPGGSLPRDMISLRVPLQDGPENNPSQIQFAMRLLIDLLANRRPTLVCCSAGMSRSPALAAVALANVEGGHANDWLRRIQQSVPTDVSPGLWGQLTTPI